Genomic DNA from Deinococcota bacterium:
CCGACCTTTCCGAGGTCTTCGCGAGCACGGACTTTCGCGCCTTTAAGGAGACGCTAGACGCCGGCGGTAAGGTCAAGGCGCTGGTCGTGCCGGCCGAGCACGCGCAGGCGCTCAGCCGCAAGGCTTTGGGGGAGCTCGAGGCGCGCGCCAAGCACTACGGCGCCAAGGGTATGGCCTGGCTGCGCCGCGACCCGAAGGCTGTCGAGGGGCAGGGTGACGGCTTCAGTGGACCCATTGCCAAGGTTCTCTCGGCGCACGAGACGGCCGCTCTCGCGGCGCTCACCCAGGGGGGCGGCCTGATCCTCATGGTCGCCGACGCCTGGGCGGTCGCCTGCGCAGCGCTCGGCGCGGTGCGCCTCAAGCTGGGCGACGACCTCGGCCTGATCGACCCGCGCTCGAAGAGCTTTCTCTGGGTGGTGGACTTTCCGCTCCTTATGGCGGACGCCGAGGGCACTCTCACCTACCTGCATCACCCCTTTACCCGGCCCCGTGACGAGGACTTGGACGGGCTCGACAGCGACCCCCTCGCGGTGCGGGCCTGGGCCTACGACCTGGTCCTTAACGGCAGCGAGATTGGCGGCGGCTCCTTGCGCATCCACAGGCTCGACACCCAAAGGCGGATGTTCTCGGTTCTGGGACTCGCCGAGGAGGAACAGGAGCGACGCTTCGGCTTCTTTCTGGAGGCGCTGGCCTACGGCGCTCCGCCCCACGGCGGCGTCGCCTGGGGGCTCGACCGGCTGGTCATGCTCCTCTGTGGCGCGTCCAGCCTGCGCGACGTTATCGCCTTTCCCAAAAACCAGCGCGGCGGTGACCCGCTGACCGGCGCGCCGGACCGGCTCGAGGCGGCGCAGCTTGCGGAACTCGGGCTGTCCGTCTTAGCAGAGGGCCACGAGACCCGGTGATCCCCCTCGTGCTTTTGGACCTGGACGGCACCATCATCGGCTCGAGCGGACAGGTGCAGGACTGCGTCTGGCAGGCGGCCGAGAGGGTGCGCACGGCGGGCGTGAAGCTGGCGGTCTGCACCGGCCGTCCCCTGGGCGGCGTCGCGCAGCGGGTGGCCGAGCGCCTTGGCCCCAACCTGCCGCATATCTTTCAGAGCGGTGCGCTGATCGCCTACCCGGACGGCCGCACCCTCCAGGTCTCGGCCCTCAAGGAAGCGCATGCCCGGCGGCTCATCGCCCACGCTCGTGAGCTCGGGCTGGTGCTCGAGCTCTACAGCCCCAACGCCCTCTACATCGAGCGCAAGACGCCCATGAGCGAGGCGCACGCCAAGCTGATCGGCGTCTCGGCCATCGTCCGCGAGCTCTACGACGTGGCCGAAAACGAGCCCATCATCCGCGCCCAGTGGGTGGTCCCCGAGGACCGGCTTGGGGAGGTTCTGGCGCTCGAGCTAAAGGGCAGCCAAGTGAGCGTGGCGGGCTCGCCGGCGCTCAAGCACACCGCCTTTGCCAGCATCACCCAGGCGGGCGTCTCCAAGGGCAGCGCGGCCACCTTCTTGGCCCGACAGCTCAAGCTGAAACCCGAAAACGT
This window encodes:
- a CDS encoding HAD-IIB family hydrolase, with protein sequence MIPLVLLDLDGTIIGSSGQVQDCVWQAAERVRTAGVKLAVCTGRPLGGVAQRVAERLGPNLPHIFQSGALIAYPDGRTLQVSALKEAHARRLIAHARELGLVLELYSPNALYIERKTPMSEAHAKLIGVSAIVRELYDVAENEPIIRAQWVVPEDRLGEVLALELKGSQVSVAGSPALKHTAFASITQAGVSKGSAATFLARQLKLKPENVMAVGDSAGDLPMLEAVGHPVVMAGASDALRGRYEVVAGDVERCGVVGALEAALKIATV
- the aspS gene encoding aspartate--tRNA ligase, with product MRRTHGCGALRLEQAGEVVTLQGWVNRRRDLGGLIFLELRDREGTVQVVVNPEHEALFHAAEAVRPEWVLEVRGTVRPRPESQRNPRMATGEVEVVASALTVLAEAKTPPFPVAKGDEAGEVSEELRLKHRYLDLRRPERLAPLLLRHRVSKAIWDFLDAEGFVHVETPLLTLSTPEGARDYLVPARQSPGAFYALPQSPQLFKQLLMMAGLERYFQIARCFRDEDLRADRQPDFTQLDLEMSFVDQDDVLELNERLMRHVVLAATGEEIALPFARLSYADAMNRYGSDKPDPRFGLELTDLSEVFASTDFRAFKETLDAGGKVKALVVPAEHAQALSRKALGELEARAKHYGAKGMAWLRRDPKAVEGQGDGFSGPIAKVLSAHETAALAALTQGGGLILMVADAWAVACAALGAVRLKLGDDLGLIDPRSKSFLWVVDFPLLMADAEGTLTYLHHPFTRPRDEDLDGLDSDPLAVRAWAYDLVLNGSEIGGGSLRIHRLDTQRRMFSVLGLAEEEQERRFGFFLEALAYGAPPHGGVAWGLDRLVMLLCGASSLRDVIAFPKNQRGGDPLTGAPDRLEAAQLAELGLSVLAEGHETR